One Streptomyces sp. RPA4-2 genomic window carries:
- a CDS encoding alkaline phosphatase family protein: MQVTRRRRAGNGRPGLLSRRVGRIPLVTAGITALAVAAAGTALAQTRQFGTEQVGQTTHNGQVVSSDQYIAPYGDRLVIGNGKIMSSSVSPDGTHLAASVTDGGAALSIVDLKSWKVQQLVSSAASSVPRISGNDVGQEGPTYSPDGKQLWLGRTDGYTRFSVNPDGSVAGPVNIPIPADGPRHALVGEAVFSPDGATVYSAVNGQNRVVALDAATGVVQRSWTVGNAPRDMVQVGGKLYVSNEGGRPARPGETTINSYNTQVPADPVTGATTTGTVSVIDLKKPDAAVTSINVGLHPTAMYAKKGALFVTNTATNDVSVIRTANDKVVQTIATQPWPEASVGYEPDAVTLTDDGHLLVTLGRANAVAVYRYTSPQEPVSFVGLLPTDYFPAEIATAGNQVVVSNTRGIDARRTTTSAGHGTHDTTSSLTRFTLPGDRVIKSETGKVFKQNGWTGDSVKLAKGRSKAKPVPVPAKLGDPSTIKHVFMIVKENRTYDQVLGDIPQGNGSPSLTQFGENVTPNQHALAEQFGLYDNTYDIGTNSAEGHNWLMQADNPEYTESSAGEYLRSYDTEDDALGHQKSGFLWTGAQAADKSVRDFGEFHQFLTKPTGSTWQNLYCDSKNMNATGQQSAYSLVSSSPIPSLNSVSVPAFPKFDTSVPDVYREEIWKQDFEKNGPANLNMFWLSSDHTGGPASPAAQVADNDLAVGRMVDEISHSKYWKDSAIFVVEDDSQAGLDHVDGHRAPVQIISPYARHGVVDSHYYSQITMIRTIEQILGIHPMNQKDSAATPMSGAFTKKANLAPFDALANRTSLTDGLATPPACGTDTPAPQNPEAAAVPTTKVPADMRPLASQWDTWKSQQRLTGPHAVPDYANPAQMNHLTWYQTHNWKQPYPGEKKIFAPKDVPGAYIPSSESDG, encoded by the coding sequence ATGCAGGTAACACGCCGCAGGCGGGCCGGGAATGGCCGTCCGGGCCTTCTCAGCAGACGCGTCGGCCGGATACCACTGGTGACGGCCGGTATCACCGCCCTCGCTGTCGCCGCCGCCGGTACCGCTCTCGCCCAGACACGGCAGTTCGGCACCGAACAGGTCGGCCAGACCACTCATAACGGTCAGGTCGTCTCCAGCGACCAGTACATCGCTCCGTACGGCGACCGTCTTGTCATCGGCAACGGCAAGATCATGTCGTCGTCGGTCAGCCCGGACGGCACCCATCTCGCGGCCTCGGTCACCGACGGTGGTGCGGCGCTGTCGATCGTGGACCTCAAGAGCTGGAAGGTGCAGCAGCTCGTCAGCAGCGCCGCGTCGTCGGTTCCGCGCATCAGCGGCAACGACGTGGGCCAGGAAGGCCCCACCTACTCGCCCGACGGCAAGCAGTTGTGGCTGGGCCGGACCGACGGATACACCAGATTCAGTGTGAACCCGGACGGCAGCGTCGCGGGCCCGGTCAACATCCCGATCCCGGCGGACGGACCCAGGCACGCACTGGTGGGCGAGGCGGTGTTCTCCCCCGACGGGGCCACCGTGTACTCCGCGGTCAACGGACAGAACCGCGTCGTCGCCCTCGACGCGGCGACCGGTGTCGTCCAGCGGAGCTGGACCGTGGGCAACGCCCCGCGAGACATGGTCCAGGTCGGAGGGAAGCTCTACGTCAGCAACGAGGGCGGCCGCCCGGCGAGGCCCGGCGAGACCACCATCAACTCCTACAACACGCAGGTGCCGGCCGACCCGGTGACCGGTGCCACGACCACCGGCACGGTCAGTGTCATCGACCTGAAGAAGCCGGACGCCGCCGTCACGAGCATCAACGTCGGTCTGCATCCGACCGCGATGTACGCGAAGAAGGGGGCGCTGTTCGTCACCAACACCGCCACCAACGACGTGTCGGTCATCAGGACCGCCAACGACAAAGTCGTGCAGACCATCGCCACGCAGCCGTGGCCGGAGGCGTCGGTGGGCTACGAGCCCGACGCGGTGACGCTCACCGACGACGGCCATCTGCTGGTGACGCTCGGTCGCGCGAACGCGGTCGCCGTCTACCGGTACACGAGCCCGCAGGAGCCGGTCAGCTTCGTCGGACTGCTTCCGACGGACTACTTCCCCGCGGAGATCGCCACGGCCGGCAACCAGGTCGTGGTCTCCAACACCCGTGGCATCGACGCCCGTCGAACCACCACCAGCGCCGGGCACGGCACCCACGACACCACGTCGAGCCTGACCCGTTTCACGCTGCCCGGCGACCGGGTCATCAAGTCCGAGACGGGCAAGGTCTTCAAGCAGAACGGCTGGACCGGCGACTCGGTCAAGCTCGCCAAGGGCAGGAGCAAGGCGAAGCCGGTACCCGTCCCGGCGAAGCTCGGCGACCCCTCGACGATCAAGCACGTCTTCATGATCGTCAAGGAGAACCGGACCTACGACCAGGTCCTCGGTGACATCCCGCAGGGCAACGGCAGCCCCTCACTGACGCAGTTCGGCGAGAACGTGACACCGAACCAGCACGCGCTCGCGGAGCAGTTCGGGCTGTACGACAACACGTACGACATCGGCACGAACTCCGCCGAGGGGCACAACTGGCTGATGCAGGCCGACAATCCCGAGTACACCGAGTCCTCGGCCGGCGAGTACCTGCGCAGCTACGACACCGAGGACGACGCTCTCGGCCACCAGAAGTCCGGCTTCCTCTGGACCGGCGCCCAGGCGGCGGACAAGTCGGTCCGCGACTTCGGTGAGTTCCACCAGTTCCTGACCAAGCCGACCGGTTCGACCTGGCAGAACCTGTACTGCGACTCCAAGAACATGAACGCGACGGGGCAGCAGTCCGCGTACTCCCTGGTCTCCTCGTCACCGATCCCCTCGCTCAACAGCGTGTCGGTTCCCGCCTTCCCGAAGTTCGACACCAGCGTCCCGGACGTCTACCGGGAGGAGATCTGGAAGCAGGACTTCGAGAAGAACGGGCCGGCGAACCTGAACATGTTCTGGCTCTCCAGTGACCACACGGGTGGTCCGGCGAGCCCGGCCGCCCAGGTGGCGGACAACGACCTCGCGGTCGGCAGGATGGTCGACGAGATCTCGCACAGCAAGTACTGGAAGGACTCCGCGATCTTCGTCGTCGAGGACGACTCCCAGGCCGGCCTCGACCACGTCGACGGCCACCGTGCCCCGGTCCAGATCATCAGCCCCTACGCCCGGCACGGCGTCGTCGACAGCCACTACTACTCGCAGATCACGATGATCCGCACCATCGAGCAGATCCTCGGGATCCACCCGATGAACCAGAAGGACAGCGCGGCCACCCCGATGAGCGGGGCGTTCACCAAGAAGGCGAACCTCGCGCCCTTCGACGCCCTGGCCAACCGCACCTCGCTGACCGACGGCCTGGCGACCCCGCCGGCCTGCGGCACGGACACCCCCGCGCCGCAGAACCCCGAGGCGGCGGCCGTGCCGACGACGAAGGTCCCGGCCGACATGCGGCCGCTCGCGTCGCAGTGGGACACCTGGAAGTCGCAGCAGCGGCTGACCGGACCCCATGCCGTGCCCGACTACGCCAACCCCGCACAGATGAACCACCTCACCTGGTACCAGACCCACAACTGGAAGCAGCCGTACCCCGGCGAGAAGAAGATCTTCGCGCCCAAGGACGTGCCCGGCGCCTACATCCCGTCGTCCGAATCCGACGGCTGA
- a CDS encoding SDR family NAD(P)-dependent oxidoreductase, which produces MELTGKVALITGSTGGIGSEAARLIAASGAHVVVSGRNPERGAATVRAITETGGSARFVPAELTDLASLRRLAAEAGDVDILVNNAALFPGGPTTSQDVEAFDAALAANIRAPYFLTAALAPGMVARGSGSIINVSTMAARIGMAGLSVYSATKAALESLTRTWAAEFSPAGVRVNTVAPGPTRTDMVMDTMGEEGAQQIAKTTLLGRLATPREIAEVIHFLATERAGYLTGATIAADAGRTAV; this is translated from the coding sequence ATGGAACTCACCGGCAAAGTCGCCTTGATCACCGGCTCCACCGGGGGTATCGGCAGCGAGGCCGCCCGCCTGATCGCAGCCTCGGGGGCCCACGTGGTCGTCTCCGGCCGTAATCCGGAGCGCGGTGCGGCCACGGTCAGGGCGATCACCGAAACCGGCGGCAGCGCGCGGTTCGTCCCGGCCGAACTCACGGACCTCGCCTCGCTGCGCCGGCTCGCCGCGGAAGCCGGCGATGTCGACATCCTGGTCAACAACGCCGCGCTGTTTCCCGGTGGGCCGACCACGTCGCAGGACGTGGAGGCCTTCGACGCCGCCCTGGCCGCCAACATCCGGGCCCCCTACTTCCTGACCGCCGCGCTGGCGCCGGGCATGGTGGCCCGGGGCTCCGGCAGCATCATCAACGTGAGCACGATGGCCGCGCGCATCGGCATGGCCGGGCTGTCCGTCTACTCCGCGACCAAGGCCGCGCTGGAGTCCCTCACGCGCACCTGGGCGGCCGAGTTCAGCCCGGCCGGAGTCCGCGTCAACACGGTGGCTCCCGGCCCCACTCGCACCGACATGGTGATGGACACCATGGGAGAGGAAGGAGCCCAGCAGATCGCCAAGACGACCCTGCTCGGCCGCCTGGCGACCCCGCGGGAGATCGCCGAGGTCATCCACTTCCTCGCGACCGAACGCGCCGGCTACCTCACCGGCGCCACGATCGCGGCGGACGCCGGCCGCACGGCGGTCTAG
- a CDS encoding (2Fe-2S)-binding protein has translation MTDVASRRDVDERPAIIERVVTLDVNGRPYTLRLDTRVTLLDALRDRLGLVGTKKGCDQGACGACTVHVDGRRVLSCLTLAAQAEGRAITTVEGVSGPDGPHPVQQAFMEHDGFQCGFCTPGQIMSAVALLAEGRAGSDEEIREFMSGNLCRCGAYPNIVAAIREAASRGGRDAHL, from the coding sequence ATGACGGACGTGGCGAGCAGGCGGGACGTGGACGAACGTCCCGCGATCATCGAACGGGTCGTGACACTCGACGTGAACGGCCGTCCCTACACGCTCCGCCTGGACACCCGGGTCACCCTGTTGGACGCCCTGCGCGACCGGCTGGGCCTGGTGGGCACGAAGAAGGGCTGTGACCAGGGAGCCTGTGGCGCGTGCACGGTCCATGTGGACGGCCGGAGAGTGCTGTCCTGCCTGACCCTGGCGGCGCAGGCCGAGGGCCGCGCCATCACCACCGTCGAGGGGGTCTCCGGGCCCGACGGACCGCACCCGGTGCAGCAGGCGTTCATGGAGCACGACGGCTTCCAGTGCGGCTTCTGCACGCCTGGGCAGATCATGTCCGCGGTGGCTCTCCTGGCCGAGGGCCGGGCCGGCTCCGACGAGGAGATCCGGGAGTTCATGAGCGGCAACCTGTGCCGTTGCGGCGCCTATCCGAACATCGTGGCCGCCATACGCGAGGCGGCGTCCCGGGGAGGCCGCGATGCGCACCTTTGA
- a CDS encoding MFS transporter, with the protein MLTTSLAAPPSPLSARRRWTVLAVCALSMFLVGVDTTIVNVSLPEIGRGLDTGTRGLEWAVDAYTVALAGLLIVSGALADRFGRRRIFQCGLIVFGLASLVCALAPSLGVLVAARAAQGVGASMLSPVALAIVVNAMPDPRERARAIGVWASVFGLSMAVGPVTGGVLIAAFGWRSVFWINAPVVVAALVLVAVFVPESRAERPRRLDLPGQVLLAAVLGLSVGVLIEGPRIGWASPTALVCYVLTMAAAAGFVQVELRHGEPLVDLRLFRRPPFASAVLGAAAVFVALNVSLLLNTLYLQHTRGWTPLASGASTLPMALGATLCAPWSGTLVGRFGPRRPLILAGGFIAAGGLCLTNLRQDTSVPLILLAHLLIGVGFGFANAPLTNTAVSGLPRSRAGVAGAITSTARQVGAAIGIAVAGGMAAGAGPAGLAAASHPGWLLVTACGLFLLVVARASRN; encoded by the coding sequence GTGCTCACGACATCCCTGGCCGCACCACCCTCCCCACTGAGCGCGCGCCGCCGCTGGACGGTGCTGGCCGTCTGCGCGCTCAGCATGTTCCTGGTGGGGGTGGACACCACGATCGTCAACGTGTCCCTGCCCGAGATCGGGCGGGGCCTCGACACGGGCACCCGCGGTCTGGAATGGGCCGTCGACGCCTACACCGTGGCCCTCGCCGGCCTCCTCATCGTCTCCGGCGCGCTCGCGGACCGCTTCGGACGCCGCCGGATCTTCCAGTGCGGACTGATCGTCTTCGGTCTGGCCTCCCTCGTGTGCGCGCTCGCCCCGTCGCTCGGCGTGCTCGTCGCCGCCCGGGCCGCCCAGGGCGTCGGCGCCTCGATGCTGAGTCCGGTGGCCCTGGCGATCGTGGTGAACGCGATGCCCGACCCGCGGGAACGGGCCCGCGCGATCGGTGTGTGGGCCTCGGTGTTCGGGCTCAGCATGGCGGTGGGCCCGGTCACCGGCGGGGTGCTCATCGCCGCCTTCGGCTGGCGTTCGGTCTTCTGGATCAACGCCCCGGTCGTCGTCGCCGCGCTCGTCCTGGTCGCGGTGTTCGTGCCGGAGTCCCGCGCGGAGCGCCCCCGGCGCCTGGACCTGCCCGGCCAGGTGCTCCTCGCCGCGGTCCTCGGCCTGTCCGTCGGTGTGCTGATCGAAGGCCCTCGCATCGGCTGGGCGTCGCCCACGGCCCTCGTCTGCTACGTCCTGACCATGGCGGCGGCGGCCGGGTTCGTCCAGGTCGAACTGCGCCACGGCGAACCCCTGGTGGACCTCCGCCTCTTCCGGCGACCGCCGTTCGCGTCGGCGGTGCTCGGCGCCGCGGCGGTGTTCGTCGCGCTGAACGTGAGTCTGCTGCTCAACACCCTCTACCTCCAGCACACCCGTGGCTGGACGCCGCTCGCGAGCGGCGCCTCGACACTGCCCATGGCACTCGGGGCCACGCTGTGCGCACCGTGGTCCGGCACCCTGGTCGGACGTTTCGGGCCGCGGCGTCCGCTGATCCTCGCGGGCGGGTTCATCGCGGCCGGCGGACTGTGCCTGACGAACCTGCGCCAGGACACGAGCGTGCCGCTGATCCTCCTCGCCCATCTGCTGATCGGCGTCGGGTTCGGCTTCGCCAACGCTCCCCTCACCAACACCGCGGTCAGCGGTCTGCCGCGGTCCCGGGCGGGTGTGGCGGGGGCGATCACCTCCACCGCGCGCCAGGTCGGCGCGGCGATCGGGATCGCCGTCGCCGGAGGCATGGCCGCGGGGGCCGGCCCCGCGGGCCTCGCCGCCGCGTCACATCCGGGATGGCTGCTCGTGACGGCCTGCGGGCTGTTCCTCCTCGTCGTGGCACGCGCCTCACGGAACTGA
- a CDS encoding ABC transporter permease, with translation MTATITENVTVGTPRVSVARAYRFELVKLLSQWRIRLVILACWIAPALFVAAVSQQDSLPVDTLFGRWMHATGWAGPLVVLGFAGTWALPLLTSLVAGDVFASEDRLGTWRHLLVAVRSPRRIFAAKALASLSVILSLVAGLVCSSAVGGVAAVGNQPLVGLDGHLLSAGDAAGKVFLAWACALAPTLALAAIGLLGSVTLGRSPMGLLLPALVALAMQLAQMLPLPVAVRLALPGYAFISWNGLFTSTAQLDPLLIGIVVSLVWAVAATGLACLLFLRRDFTNLTDDGSPRRALVAGVLPLAALLALTVGVVAGTTGAMGSGIERTKVQDSVAVAFAHLYRRQTEELNRPAVTEAQLKASAACTKGSVTDGAQGAGNDWRCVVSWHLPDVVATGTAIYQLDVTPDGRFVADGDGPKEVNGFFLVRTPVGDAPNPLWQFDGNVELLGSTKG, from the coding sequence ATGACCGCGACCATCACCGAGAACGTCACGGTCGGCACCCCGAGGGTGTCGGTGGCACGCGCTTACCGCTTCGAGCTGGTCAAGCTCCTCTCGCAGTGGCGGATCCGCCTCGTGATCCTCGCCTGCTGGATCGCGCCGGCGCTCTTCGTCGCCGCGGTGAGTCAGCAGGACTCGCTCCCCGTGGACACGCTCTTCGGCCGCTGGATGCACGCCACAGGGTGGGCCGGACCGCTGGTGGTCCTCGGATTCGCGGGCACCTGGGCGCTCCCGCTGCTGACCTCACTGGTAGCCGGTGACGTGTTCGCCTCCGAGGACCGCCTCGGCACATGGCGTCACCTGCTGGTGGCGGTCCGCTCGCCCCGGCGGATCTTCGCGGCGAAGGCCCTGGCCAGCCTCTCCGTCATCCTGTCGCTCGTGGCCGGACTGGTCTGTTCCAGTGCGGTGGGCGGGGTGGCAGCGGTCGGGAACCAGCCGCTGGTCGGCCTCGACGGTCACCTGCTGTCGGCGGGCGACGCCGCCGGGAAGGTCTTCCTCGCCTGGGCCTGCGCACTCGCCCCCACGCTCGCCCTCGCGGCGATCGGACTGCTCGGGTCCGTCACGCTGGGGCGCTCCCCGATGGGACTGCTGCTGCCGGCGCTCGTCGCGCTCGCCATGCAGCTCGCCCAGATGCTGCCGTTGCCCGTCGCCGTGCGCCTCGCCCTGCCCGGGTACGCCTTCATCTCCTGGAACGGCCTGTTCACCAGTACGGCGCAGCTGGACCCGCTCCTGATCGGCATCGTGGTCAGTCTGGTGTGGGCCGTGGCCGCGACGGGACTGGCCTGTCTGCTGTTCCTGCGACGGGACTTCACCAATCTCACCGACGACGGGTCGCCGCGCCGCGCACTCGTCGCCGGAGTACTGCCGCTCGCCGCGCTGCTCGCCCTGACGGTCGGGGTCGTCGCCGGGACGACCGGGGCCATGGGCTCTGGAATCGAGCGGACAAAGGTGCAGGACTCGGTAGCCGTGGCGTTCGCCCATCTCTACCGCAGGCAGACCGAGGAGCTCAACCGCCCCGCCGTCACCGAGGCGCAGCTGAAGGCCAGTGCGGCGTGCACGAAGGGCAGCGTCACGGACGGTGCGCAAGGAGCGGGAAACGACTGGCGCTGTGTCGTGTCCTGGCATCTTCCCGACGTCGTGGCCACCGGCACGGCCATCTACCAGCTCGACGTCACCCCGGACGGGCGGTTCGTCGCCGACGGCGACGGGCCGAAGGAGGTGAACGGCTTCTTCCTGGTGCGCACCCCGGTCGGGGACGCACCGAACCCGCTCTGGCAGTTCGACGGCAACGTCGAACTGCTGGGCTCCACGAAGGGATGA
- a CDS encoding TetR/AcrR family transcriptional regulator: MTTQNRTAPNRQNAPERSLTPKGRATRQRIVAAAAQLMYERGLTEATLEDVRAAAGVSGSQIYHYFADKQALLLAVIEFQTAAVLELQEPHFARLDTMAGLRGWRDSLVNYQRRLQCRGGCPIGTLGSEVAESNPEARLAVASGFLRWESAIREGLTAMHARGELDADPDDLALATLAALQGGLLLTQIQREVRPLEVALDAMLDHIARVRTDAPAKP, encoded by the coding sequence ATGACGACTCAGAACCGGACGGCGCCGAACCGGCAGAACGCCCCCGAGAGGTCCCTGACCCCCAAGGGCCGGGCGACCCGCCAACGGATCGTCGCCGCCGCCGCCCAGCTGATGTACGAGCGCGGCCTCACCGAGGCGACGCTGGAGGACGTACGGGCCGCGGCCGGCGTGAGCGGCTCGCAGATCTACCACTACTTCGCGGACAAGCAGGCGCTCCTCCTGGCCGTCATCGAGTTCCAGACAGCGGCGGTTCTGGAACTGCAGGAACCGCACTTCGCCCGCCTGGACACCATGGCCGGTCTGCGCGGATGGCGTGACTCCCTGGTGAACTACCAGCGCCGTCTGCAGTGCCGTGGCGGATGCCCGATCGGCACGCTGGGCAGCGAGGTCGCCGAGAGCAACCCGGAAGCCCGGCTGGCCGTCGCCTCGGGCTTCCTGCGCTGGGAGTCCGCGATCCGTGAAGGCCTGACGGCCATGCACGCGCGGGGGGAACTCGACGCCGACCCCGACGACCTCGCCCTCGCCACCCTCGCGGCCCTGCAGGGAGGGCTGCTGCTGACGCAGATCCAGCGTGAGGTCCGGCCGTTGGAGGTGGCCCTCGACGCGATGCTCGACCACATCGCACGCGTCAGGACGGACGCGCCGGCCAAGCCCTGA
- a CDS encoding xanthine dehydrogenase family protein subunit M — translation MRTFDYVRAVDTQEVVRLLADDPAASCLAGGTTQLDLMKDGVLEPPRLIDITRLPLHGIERRGESLHVGALVTMEELAADATVAERLPVVREALLLGASVQLRNMATIGGNLLQRTRCRYFRDPTVQACNKRAPDSGCAAVEGVARMHAVLGASERCIALHASDLAVALVALDALVHVQGVSERRTVPLTEFYLTADESPRRENVLEHAELITEVEIPLPPAAARSGYLKVRDRASYEFALASAAVLLLLDGGTIRRARVGLGGVGTKPWRAYEAEHVLTGAPATTATFTDAAEATMRDAFTVPGTAFKVPLARRTLVRELQTVSGVTA, via the coding sequence ATGCGCACCTTTGACTACGTGCGGGCCGTCGACACCCAGGAAGTGGTCCGGTTGCTGGCGGACGACCCGGCCGCGTCCTGCCTGGCGGGCGGCACCACTCAGCTGGACCTGATGAAGGACGGGGTCCTGGAGCCACCGCGGCTGATCGACATCACCCGGCTCCCCCTCCACGGCATCGAACGCCGCGGCGAATCCCTTCATGTGGGAGCGCTGGTGACCATGGAGGAACTGGCCGCCGATGCCACGGTGGCCGAGCGACTGCCCGTGGTGCGCGAGGCGCTGCTGCTGGGCGCCTCGGTGCAGCTGCGGAACATGGCCACCATCGGGGGCAACCTGCTCCAGCGCACGCGCTGCCGCTACTTCCGCGACCCGACCGTCCAGGCGTGCAACAAGCGCGCCCCCGACTCCGGTTGCGCCGCGGTCGAGGGCGTGGCGCGCATGCACGCCGTGCTCGGTGCGAGCGAGCGGTGCATCGCGCTGCACGCCTCCGATCTCGCCGTCGCGCTGGTGGCGCTGGACGCGCTCGTGCACGTCCAGGGGGTGTCGGAGCGTCGCACCGTGCCGCTGACGGAGTTCTATCTGACGGCGGACGAGAGCCCACGGCGCGAGAACGTCCTGGAGCACGCCGAGCTGATCACCGAGGTCGAGATCCCGCTGCCCCCGGCGGCCGCGCGGTCGGGCTACCTCAAGGTCCGCGACCGGGCGTCGTACGAGTTCGCCCTCGCCTCCGCCGCCGTTCTGCTCCTCCTGGACGGTGGCACGATCCGGCGCGCCCGGGTCGGCCTCGGCGGGGTGGGAACGAAACCCTGGCGGGCCTACGAGGCCGAGCACGTGCTGACGGGCGCGCCGGCCACGACCGCCACGTTCACGGACGCGGCCGAGGCGACGATGCGCGATGCCTTCACCGTCCCCGGCACGGCGTTCAAGGTGCCGCTGGCCCGTCGCACGCTGGTGCGCGAGCTGCAGACAGTCTCAGGAGTGACGGCATGA
- a CDS encoding ABC transporter ATP-binding protein has protein sequence MDTLPAVRARGITKSFGDVVALDGIDLEVTRGQIHGLVGPNGAGKTTLLGLLLGLAVAEGGRLEVLGTPVGRALAAPEGVAGFVDGPGLYPSLTARQNLAALAALRGREARTAGIDEVLDQVGLTDVADDRARGFSLGMRQRLGLAAALLTKPRLLVLDEPSNGLDPAGKKHVHGVLARLAAEGTSVVLSSHRMDDLEALCSEVTILATGRVVFSGPLGKLAAENGALDYRVLTSDPQAARRLATGTAGIQVVGPAGAWRDAESLVVRGLVPALDDLVVRLVHAGIALREFAPVVSPLEAAFLALTEQQEAAR, from the coding sequence ATGGACACTCTCCCCGCAGTCCGGGCGCGCGGGATCACCAAGTCCTTCGGCGACGTCGTCGCACTCGACGGCATCGATCTGGAGGTGACGCGGGGCCAGATCCACGGCTTGGTCGGACCGAACGGCGCGGGCAAGACGACCCTGCTCGGTCTCCTGCTGGGTCTGGCCGTCGCCGAGGGCGGCCGTCTCGAGGTCCTGGGTACACCGGTCGGGCGTGCGCTCGCGGCTCCCGAGGGTGTCGCCGGCTTCGTGGACGGGCCGGGCCTCTATCCCTCGTTGACCGCCCGGCAGAACCTCGCCGCGCTGGCGGCTCTCCGTGGCCGCGAGGCGCGGACGGCGGGGATCGACGAGGTGCTCGATCAGGTCGGGCTCACGGACGTCGCCGACGACCGGGCCCGGGGCTTCTCCCTGGGGATGCGTCAGAGGCTGGGGCTCGCCGCGGCTCTGCTCACCAAGCCGCGGCTTCTCGTGCTGGACGAGCCCTCCAACGGTCTCGATCCAGCCGGCAAGAAGCACGTCCACGGTGTCCTCGCGCGGCTTGCCGCGGAGGGAACCAGCGTGGTGCTCTCGAGTCACCGTATGGACGATCTCGAGGCCCTGTGTTCCGAGGTCACCATCCTCGCGACCGGGCGGGTGGTCTTCTCCGGCCCGCTGGGCAAGCTGGCAGCCGAGAACGGTGCACTCGACTACCGGGTGCTCACCTCCGATCCGCAGGCCGCCCGTCGGCTGGCCACCGGTACAGCCGGGATCCAGGTCGTCGGCCCCGCCGGGGCGTGGCGTGATGCGGAGTCCCTCGTCGTGCGGGGGCTGGTACCTGCCCTGGACGACCTGGTGGTGCGGCTCGTGCACGCGGGCATCGCGTTGCGCGAGTTCGCCCCCGTGGTGTCCCCGCTGGAGGCCGCGTTCCTCGCCCTCACCGAGCAGCAGGAGGCGGCCCGATGA
- a CDS encoding helix-turn-helix domain-containing protein, translating to MDAELAELLAAVGPRLRALRRDRGLTLESLAKDTGISVSTLSRLESGLRRPTLDLLIPLARAHRVALDQLVAAPATGDPRVHLQPRSRKPGSVLVPLTQYPGRVQVFKQVLAYREPRLVTHSGYEWLYVLAGELRLVLGEREVTLRPGEVAEFDTDEPHWFGPAGAEAVEILHLFGPHGDQAVVRAGPAAGPAADSAGRPPVV from the coding sequence ATGGACGCCGAACTCGCGGAACTCCTCGCCGCTGTCGGGCCCCGGTTGCGCGCCCTGCGGCGCGACCGGGGCCTCACCCTCGAATCACTCGCGAAGGACACCGGGATCTCCGTCAGTACGCTGTCGCGCCTGGAGTCGGGCCTGCGCCGCCCGACGCTCGACCTTCTCATCCCGCTCGCCCGGGCCCATCGTGTCGCGCTGGACCAGTTGGTGGCGGCACCGGCCACCGGCGACCCGCGGGTCCATCTCCAGCCGCGGAGCCGGAAGCCGGGCAGCGTCCTCGTCCCGCTGACGCAGTACCCCGGCCGGGTCCAGGTCTTCAAGCAGGTGCTGGCGTACCGCGAACCGAGGCTGGTGACCCACTCCGGCTACGAATGGCTCTACGTGCTCGCCGGTGAGCTCCGTCTCGTCCTCGGGGAGCGCGAGGTCACGCTCCGGCCGGGCGAGGTGGCCGAGTTCGACACCGACGAACCGCACTGGTTCGGGCCCGCCGGTGCCGAAGCGGTGGAGATCCTGCACCTGTTCGGGCCGCACGGCGACCAGGCCGTCGTACGCGCCGGCCCGGCCGCCGGCCCGGCGGCCGACAGCGCGGGGCGGCCGCCGGTCGTCTGA